The following are encoded together in the Thermomonas brevis genome:
- a CDS encoding bifunctional DedA family/phosphatase PAP2 family protein, whose amino-acid sequence MHGAWFDNIVAWIGAHPQAAGLLIFLIALSDAVIVLGAIVPALPLMIAIGVLIGMGEIAGPYAVACAALGAFAGDGLSYWVGRRWGDSLRGVWPFRRYPQLLERGEGLFRRNAFKSILIARYVGAVRPFVPAIAGMSRMPLSRYLQASGIACLSWAVLFLLPGWALGQAYDAVAAVADKLALVLLGLLAALALAWAVVLYSWRWFARNADSLLARLLRWSHRHPLLGRYAAALIDRRRPESAPLLLLAVCLFAVAWLWAWFSASLMLRGGPLLVDQEVHVFMFALRNPLADRMMATLAAIGSAPVLGLASLAAMLWLLWRRRWKAAVHWLVAIAVGLALTEGLDALVDMPRPPTAAAGFGFPSIAVTMTTVVFGFFAVLIARELPGRQRVWPYLLTGIATALVGFARLYLGAHWLSDIVGGVLLGAIWVLLIGIAYRRHSERSFWMRPLGWTFYGSFLLAACWYAPRSAPQTLAKFEPPPPVQALDARRWQAQGIADDRQRFDLEIAGDIELLRQRLHAQGWRVQPAADWVGALGLLDDDLSPAERPVLPLALDAHPERLLLRRTDARDPERIEVLRVWPAPVRLEDGTPLWVARYDTMQLRRRLRLLNLWKPEPPAHALPTDLQKLDEGDALRVLAHPR is encoded by the coding sequence ATGCACGGCGCATGGTTCGACAACATCGTTGCCTGGATCGGCGCGCACCCGCAGGCGGCCGGCCTGCTGATCTTCCTGATCGCGCTCAGCGACGCGGTGATCGTGCTCGGCGCCATCGTGCCGGCGCTGCCGCTGATGATCGCGATCGGCGTGCTGATCGGCATGGGCGAGATCGCAGGCCCCTACGCGGTGGCCTGCGCCGCGCTGGGCGCGTTCGCCGGCGATGGCCTCAGCTACTGGGTGGGCCGGCGCTGGGGCGATTCGCTGCGCGGGGTGTGGCCGTTCCGGCGCTATCCGCAGCTGCTGGAGCGCGGCGAGGGCCTGTTCCGGCGCAACGCCTTCAAGAGCATCCTGATCGCCCGCTACGTCGGCGCGGTGCGGCCGTTCGTGCCGGCCATCGCCGGCATGTCGAGGATGCCGCTGTCGCGCTACCTGCAGGCCAGCGGCATCGCCTGCCTGTCGTGGGCGGTGCTGTTCCTGCTGCCAGGCTGGGCGCTGGGGCAGGCCTACGACGCCGTGGCCGCGGTGGCCGACAAGCTGGCGCTGGTGCTGCTGGGATTATTGGCGGCGCTGGCGCTGGCGTGGGCGGTGGTGCTGTACAGCTGGCGCTGGTTCGCGCGCAACGCCGACAGCCTGCTGGCGCGCTTGCTGCGCTGGAGCCACCGGCATCCGCTGCTGGGCCGCTACGCTGCCGCGCTGATCGACCGCCGCCGGCCGGAATCCGCGCCGTTGCTGCTGCTCGCGGTCTGCCTGTTCGCGGTGGCCTGGCTGTGGGCGTGGTTCAGCGCTTCGCTGATGCTGCGCGGCGGCCCGCTGCTGGTCGACCAGGAGGTCCACGTCTTCATGTTCGCCCTGCGCAACCCGCTGGCCGACCGGATGATGGCGACGCTGGCCGCCATCGGCAGCGCGCCGGTGCTGGGGCTGGCCTCGCTGGCGGCGATGCTGTGGCTGCTATGGCGTCGGCGCTGGAAGGCCGCCGTGCACTGGCTGGTCGCCATCGCGGTAGGGCTGGCGCTGACCGAGGGCCTGGACGCGCTGGTGGACATGCCGCGCCCGCCCACCGCCGCGGCCGGCTTCGGTTTCCCGTCGATCGCGGTGACCATGACCACGGTGGTGTTCGGCTTCTTCGCGGTGCTGATCGCGCGCGAACTGCCGGGCCGGCAGCGGGTCTGGCCCTACCTGCTCACCGGCATCGCGACCGCACTGGTCGGCTTCGCCCGCCTCTACCTGGGCGCGCACTGGCTCAGCGACATCGTCGGCGGCGTGCTGCTGGGCGCGATCTGGGTGCTGCTGATCGGCATCGCCTACCGCCGCCACAGCGAGCGTTCGTTCTGGATGCGGCCGCTGGGCTGGACGTTCTACGGCAGCTTCCTGCTCGCCGCCTGCTGGTACGCGCCGCGCAGCGCGCCGCAGACGCTGGCGAAGTTCGAGCCGCCGCCGCCCGTGCAGGCGCTGGACGCGCGGCGCTGGCAGGCGCAGGGCATCGCCGACGACCGCCAGCGCTTCGACCTGGAAATCGCCGGCGACATCGAATTGCTGCGGCAGCGCTTGCACGCGCAGGGCTGGCGGGTGCAGCCGGCCGCCGACTGGGTGGGCGCACTGGGCCTGCTGGACGACGACCTGTCGCCGGCCGAACGCCCGGTGCTGCCGCTGGCGCTGGACGCGCATCCCGAGCGCCTGCTGCTGCGGCGCACGGATGCGCGCGACCCCGAACGCATCGAAGTCCTGCGCGTCTGGCCCGCGCCGGTGCGACTGGAGGACGGCACGCCGCTATGGGTGGCGCGCTACGACACCATGCAGCTGCGTCGCCGGCTGCGCCTGCTCAACCTGTGGAAGCCGGAACCGCCGGCGCATGCGCTGCCGACCGATCTCCAAAAACTGGATGAAGGCGACGCGCTGCGGGTGCTGGCGCATCCGCGCTGA
- a CDS encoding SDR family oxidoreductase, with protein sequence MTTLSGKTLFITGASRGIGLAIALRAARDGANIAIAAKSDVANPKLPGTIHSAAKAVEEAGGRALALKCDIREEEQVHAAVAATVDAFGGIDILVNNASAIWLRGALDTPMKRFDLMQQVNSRGSFLCAQACLPHLLQAPNPHILTLCPPPSLEPKWWGPHTAYTLAKMGMSFVTLGLAAEFGPQGVAVNALWPRTLIATDALNMIPGVEAGNGRKPEIMGDAAHAVLTREAAGFSGNFLIDDQVLRQAGVADLSGYTGDPSKPLLPDLYIDP encoded by the coding sequence ATGACCACGCTTTCCGGCAAGACTCTGTTCATCACCGGCGCCTCGCGCGGGATCGGCCTGGCCATCGCCCTGCGCGCCGCGCGCGACGGCGCCAACATCGCCATCGCCGCGAAATCCGACGTCGCCAACCCCAAGCTCCCGGGCACGATCCACAGTGCGGCGAAGGCGGTCGAGGAAGCCGGCGGCCGCGCGCTGGCGCTGAAGTGCGACATCCGCGAGGAGGAGCAGGTGCATGCTGCGGTCGCCGCCACGGTGGACGCGTTCGGCGGCATCGACATCCTGGTCAACAACGCCAGCGCGATCTGGCTGCGCGGCGCGCTGGACACGCCGATGAAGCGTTTCGACCTGATGCAGCAGGTCAACAGCCGCGGCAGCTTCCTCTGCGCGCAGGCCTGCCTGCCGCACCTGCTGCAAGCGCCCAATCCGCACATCCTCACCCTGTGCCCGCCGCCCTCGCTGGAGCCGAAGTGGTGGGGCCCGCACACCGCCTACACGCTGGCGAAGATGGGCATGAGCTTCGTGACGCTGGGCCTGGCTGCCGAGTTCGGCCCGCAGGGCGTGGCGGTCAACGCGCTGTGGCCGCGCACCCTGATCGCCACCGACGCGCTGAACATGATCCCGGGCGTCGAGGCCGGCAACGGCCGCAAGCCCGAGATCATGGGCGACGCCGCGCACGCCGTGCTGACCCGCGAGGCGGCCGGCTTCTCCGGCAACTTCCTGATCGACGACCAGGTGCTGCGGCAGGCCGGCGTCGCCGACCTGTCCGGCTACACGGGCGATCCGTCGAAGCCGCTGCTGCCGGATCTCTACATCGATCCCTGA
- a CDS encoding VOC family protein, translated as MKYLHTMVRVRDIDASLRFYCEGLGLRETRRMENEKGRYTLVFLAADETPDAEIELTYNWPGEDGGTEDYGSARNFGHLAFRVADIHATCQRLLDMGYTINRPPRDGHMAFVRSPDLISIELLQEGHLPPQEPWASMPNTGVW; from the coding sequence ATGAAATACCTGCACACGATGGTGCGCGTGCGCGACATCGACGCCTCGTTGCGCTTCTACTGCGAAGGCCTCGGTCTGCGCGAGACGCGCCGGATGGAGAACGAGAAAGGCCGCTACACGCTGGTCTTCCTCGCCGCCGACGAAACGCCGGACGCCGAAATCGAACTGACGTACAACTGGCCGGGCGAAGACGGCGGCACCGAGGACTACGGCAGCGCCCGCAATTTCGGGCACCTCGCGTTCCGCGTCGCCGACATCCATGCCACCTGCCAGCGCCTGCTGGACATGGGCTACACCATCAACCGCCCGCCGCGCGACGGCCACATGGCGTTCGTGCGTTCGCCCGACTTGATCTCCATCGAACTGCTGCAGGAGGGTCACCTGCCGCCGCAGGAGCCTTGGGCCTCGATGCCGAACACGGGAGTCTGGTGA
- a CDS encoding acetylornithine transaminase, which translates to MGRDARVEELLALGRECLLPVYRQREMILERGQGARVWDSEGREYVDFGAGIAVCALGHCDPELTAALAEQAGKLWHTSNVFYSEPPLRLAQELVAASRFAERAFLCNSGAEANEAAIKLVRRWAAAQGRAPERRVIVTFRGSFHGRTLAAVTATAQPKYQEGYEPLPGGFRYVDFNDVAQLETAMAGGDVAAVMLEPVQGEGGVMPAAPGYLQAVRALCDRFGALLVLDEIQCGMGRTGELFAHWRDGVAPDIVTLAKALGGGMPIGALLAGPKVAETMQFGAHGTTFGGNPLAAAVARVALRRLASDEIAANVARQERALRDGVDAINRDLDLFAEVRGRGLMLGAVLKPEHAGKAGAIGDLAAANGLLLLQAGPDVLRFVPALNIGDADVAEGLARLRGALADYLRRA; encoded by the coding sequence ATGGGGCGCGACGCACGGGTCGAAGAACTGCTGGCGCTCGGCCGCGAGTGCCTGCTGCCGGTGTACCGGCAGCGCGAGATGATCCTCGAACGCGGGCAGGGCGCGCGCGTCTGGGACAGCGAAGGCCGCGAGTACGTCGATTTCGGCGCCGGCATCGCGGTGTGCGCCCTCGGCCACTGCGATCCCGAGCTGACCGCCGCGCTGGCCGAACAGGCCGGCAAGCTCTGGCACACCAGCAACGTGTTCTACAGCGAACCACCGCTGCGGCTGGCGCAGGAACTGGTTGCCGCCTCGCGCTTCGCCGAGCGCGCCTTCCTGTGCAATTCCGGCGCGGAAGCGAACGAGGCCGCGATCAAGCTGGTGCGTCGCTGGGCCGCCGCGCAAGGCCGCGCGCCGGAACGCCGCGTCATCGTCACCTTCCGAGGCAGCTTCCACGGCCGCACGCTGGCGGCGGTCACCGCCACCGCGCAGCCCAAGTACCAGGAAGGCTACGAGCCGCTGCCCGGCGGCTTCCGCTACGTCGATTTCAACGACGTCGCGCAGCTCGAAACGGCGATGGCCGGCGGCGACGTGGCGGCGGTGATGCTGGAGCCGGTGCAGGGCGAAGGCGGCGTGATGCCTGCCGCGCCCGGCTACCTGCAGGCGGTGCGTGCGCTGTGCGACAGGTTCGGTGCGCTGCTGGTGCTGGACGAAATCCAGTGCGGCATGGGCCGCACCGGCGAGTTGTTCGCGCACTGGCGCGACGGCGTGGCACCCGACATCGTGACGCTGGCGAAGGCGCTGGGCGGCGGCATGCCGATCGGCGCGCTGCTGGCCGGCCCGAAGGTGGCGGAGACGATGCAGTTCGGCGCGCACGGCACCACCTTCGGCGGCAACCCGCTGGCGGCGGCGGTGGCGCGCGTGGCGCTGCGTCGCTTGGCATCGGACGAAATCGCCGCCAACGTGGCGCGGCAGGAACGGGCGCTGCGCGACGGCGTCGATGCGATCAACCGCGATCTGGATCTGTTCGCCGAAGTGCGCGGCCGCGGTCTGATGCTGGGCGCGGTGCTGAAGCCGGAACACGCCGGCAAGGCCGGCGCGATCGGCGACCTCGCCGCCGCGAACGGCTTGCTGCTGCTGCAGGCCGGCCCCGACGTACTGCGCTTCGTGCCGGCGCTGAACATCGGCGATGCCGACGTGGCGGAAGGGTTGGCGCGGCTGCGGGGCGCGCTTGCGGACTACCTCCGCCGGGCATGA